A genome region from Pristis pectinata isolate sPriPec2 chromosome 4, sPriPec2.1.pri, whole genome shotgun sequence includes the following:
- the fam193b gene encoding protein FAM193B isoform X5: MPALTHGLLEHMPLWICQTCQRRVEEEEQRAILEQALMVKVGQSECQAHKEMTDESVRTLMEGDGASILHRLPTEKCHHSAIHCCHQMHRQTLASSTPHPQQLQTCATTPNGIHTKESNRITSDCSRSPSCVSVKNSSVQCKNMSRRPTPPGGEFHCTEDHRYSVLAAPPNSPTGLSSHQHPLTAPKSPEVANESAVTIQQHGHPTSTTPCTVPHSTVTSTNSNRKPPVASGIPQVLPHVHKTSAVPLTNNLSPDVPLISKNSVAASTGVLVTPVPPSANSHIPNNGLFPKTTAAAPICTSHYNGACPVTTTPNPAASGSGICRDQSCKSRLCTNETAYSPTRMHNADESLEEDDSCSEHSSCTSHSANQKEGKYCDCCYCEFFGHGPPPAAPTSRNYTEIREKLRTRLTKRKEELPQKSSNGSIREPPVDERNVEDLLNYINSSEQKPANSTKAAKRARHKQKKQEKARSEVYDQRPEKPCPASMRIQDLEKVSVINQHLQEGIEEKVLIFNQHVQDDIEEKVSKLNQHLQDDIEEKLNQQELWHQVELQRVSSILTSRLEQLKDRIRDSIKANFNISDLPRDDFSELPPIGKGLLIDNNGTMDKEETKIIDHQKLNLNLSLTATPGIVQNHLLTGNKHTVVSNQDHSGPNMLVLENSLGKKSRGNTPLSSKVENTSTSRLEDDGAVVLHKSSSELKVIDQVSRSGKQPRQPKQQISEVTKSKSALSRKEHEHPPVPKVQSSKQPTAKQKTNQNHDGKSADSAKTMIAKCEEPRQGKWKGVCVLSNSETGEVRKCNTKNSNTEKLEGPEIKGVKEEQHTLSEMSQSKGKNRKGKKKKHDKTNNSVVQRTDECTEKQDGVQASSGISRPKQSDDVFLPKDIDLDSVEMDETDREVEHFKRFCLDSAKQTRPKVSVNWSNFSLKKGPNTAH, translated from the exons GTAGGACAAAGTGAATGTCAGGCACATAAAGAAATGACTGATGAGTCAGTGAGAACACTGATGGAAGGAGATGGAGCTTCCATTCTCCACAGGTTACCAACAGAAAAATGTCATCACTCTGCAATCCACTGCTGCCATCAAATGCATAGACAAACATTGGCATCCAGTACTCCTCATCCACAGCAACTTCAAACGTGTGCAACCACTCCTAATGGCATACATACAAAG GAATCCAACAGGATAACTAGTGATTGTTCAAGATCGCCCTCCTGTGTCTCAGTAAAAAACAGTTCTGTGCAATGTAAGAACATGTCCAGAAGGCCAACACCACCAG GTGGCGAATTTCACTGCACAGAAGATCACAGGTATTCTGTCCTTGCAGCACCTCCCAACAGTCCCACAGGCCTGTCCTCTCATCAACATCCTCTTACAGCACCAAAGTCTCCTGAAGTTGCAAATGAGTCAGCGGTTACTATTCAACAGCATGGACACCCAACTTCTACAACCCCATGTACTGTGCCACACAGCACTGTAACCTCCACAAATTCAAATAGGAAACCACCTGTGGCATCTGGTATCCCACAAGTTCTGCCTCATGTACACAAGACCTCTGCAGTTCCCCTGACTAATAATCTGTCTCCAGATGTGCCCTTGATTTCAAAAAACTCTGTTGCTGCTTCTACAGGTGTGCTTGTGACCCCAGTGCCTCCAAGTGCTAACTCTCATATTCCAAACAATGGGTTATTCCCAAAGACTACAGCAGCTGCCCCTATTTGCACCAGCCATTATAATGGAGCTTGCCCAGTAACAACTACACCAAATCCAGCAGCGTCAGGCAGTGGAATCTGTAG GGACCAGTCATGCAAGAGTCGTTTGTGTACAAATGAAACCGCCTATAGTCCTACACGGATGCACAATGCAGATGAAAGTTTGGAAGAAGACGATAGCTGCTCGGAGCACAGCTCATGTACATCTCATTCTGCCAATCAAAAAGAAGGAAAATACTGTGATTGTTGCTATTGTGAATTCTTTGGTCATGGACCG CCTCCTGCAGCTCCTACAAGTAGGAACTACACTGAAATCCGGGAGAAGCTGAGAACACGGCTGACGAAACGCAAAGAGGAGCTCCCACAAAAATCGAGCAATGGGTCGATCCGGGAACCACCTGTGGACGAAAGGAATGTTGAAGATCTGTTAAACTACATCAACAGCTCAGAACAGAAACCAGCCAACAGCACCAAGGCAGCTAAAAGAGCAAGGCACAAGCAGAAAAAG caGGAGAAAGCTCGTTCTGAGGTTTATGATCAAAGGCCTGAGAAACCGTGCCCAGCTTCAATGCGTATTCAAGACTTGGAGAAGGTTTCTGTGATAAATCAACATTTACAAGAGGGTATAGAAGAGAAGGTCTTGATATTCAACCAGCATGTTCAGGATGATATAGAGGAGAAAGTTTCAAAGCTGAACCAGCATTTGCAGGATGACATAGAAGAAAAACTTAATCAGCAAGAGCTGTGGCACCAAGTGGAGTTGCAGCGCGTAAGTAGTATCTTAACCAGCAGGTTGGAACAGCTTAAGGACAGAATTAGAGATTCCATCAAAGCAAACTTCAATATAAGTGATTTGCCCAGAGATGATTTTTCAGAGTTACCACCTATTGGGAAGGGCTTACTGATAGACAATAATGGTACCATGgacaaagaagaaacaaaaataatagaCCACCAGAAACTCAATTTGAACTTGTCCTTGACAGCAACGCCAGGAATTGTGCAGAACCATTTGTTGACTGGAAATAAACACACGGTTGTTTCAAATCAAGATCACAGTGGTCCTAATATGCTTGTATTAGAAAAttcattaggaaagaaatcaaGAGGCAATACTCCATTATCTTCAAAGGTTGAAAACACTTCAACATCTCGACTGGAGGATGACGGTGCTGTGGTGCTGCACAAATCATCATCAGAATTGAAAGTGATAGACCAAGTATCAAGAAGTGGAAAGCAACCCAGGCAACCCAAGCAACAGATTTCAGAGGTGACCAAGAGCAAATCTGCGCTTTCAAGAAAAGAGCACGAGCACCCTCCAGTTCCAAAAGTACAGAGTTCCAAACAGCCTACTGCCAAACAGAAGACAAACCAGAATCATGATGGCAAGTCAGCAGATTCTGCAAAGACAATGATTGCCAAATGTGAAGAGCCCCGACAAGGCAAATGGAAGGGAGTCTGTGTTCTTAGCAACTCCGAAACTGGTGAAGTCAGGAAATGCAACACTAAAAACTCAAACACCGAAAAGCTGGAAGGCCCTGAAATTAAGGGAGTTAAAGAGGAGCAGCACACGTTATCTGAAATGTCTCAGTCAAAGGGCAAGAACAGGAAAGGCAAAAAGAAGAAACATGACAAGACCAACAACTCtgttg TACAGAGAACTGATGAATGCACTGAAAAGCAAGATGGTGTTCAGGCATCCTCTGGTATATCAAGACCTAAACAAAGTG ATGATGTATTTCTTCCCAAAGACATTGACTTAGACAGTGTGGAGATGGATGAAACTGACCGTGAGGTGGAACATTTTAAGAG